The following coding sequences lie in one Sulfuricurvum sp. genomic window:
- a CDS encoding DUF255 domain-containing protein, with product MKKLVLILLLSVLSLFGGSIKWEKDYSSAIAKAKSMNKPLMFIVSNHHCHYCVQYESTTMKDPRVVQKLNSDFISSIAYIDENPIFPHQLEVPGTPGTWFLKPNGEPMFEPIMGAADAESFLKALDIVKEEFKKSTTKK from the coding sequence ATGAAAAAGCTAGTGTTAATACTTTTGCTTTCGGTATTGTCGTTGTTTGGTGGAAGTATCAAATGGGAAAAAGATTACAGTTCGGCGATTGCCAAAGCAAAATCGATGAATAAACCTTTGATGTTCATTGTTTCTAATCACCATTGCCATTATTGTGTCCAATATGAAAGTACGACAATGAAAGATCCAAGAGTAGTTCAAAAATTGAATAGCGATTTTATCAGTTCAATTGCATATATCGATGAAAATCCGATTTTCCCGCATCAGTTGGAAGTGCCGGGAACACCGGGAACATGGTTCCTCAAGCCGAATGGCGAGCCGATGTTTGAACCGATAATGGGAGCAGCAGATGCCGAGAGTTTTTTAAAAGCTCTGGATATTGTAAAAGAAGAGTTTAAAAAAAGTACGACGAAAAAGTAA
- a CDS encoding cupin domain-containing protein, whose product MTHIDNLYKMPNPTENNEIFSTLFHNETLKIESIRSNLKTPGELYDQDQDEWVLLLEGEAKLEIGTQTREMISGDYLFLPKHTLHRVLSTSENALWLCIFSS is encoded by the coding sequence TTGACCCATATTGACAACCTGTATAAAATGCCAAATCCCACTGAAAACAATGAAATATTTTCGACACTTTTTCATAATGAAACACTCAAAATTGAGTCCATCCGTTCAAATCTGAAAACTCCCGGAGAACTCTATGATCAAGACCAGGACGAATGGGTTTTGCTTCTCGAAGGGGAAGCTAAGTTGGAGATTGGCACTCAAACGCGGGAGATGATTTCGGGCGATTACCTCTTTCTCCCGAAGCATACTCTTCACAGAGTCCTATCAACCTCAGAGAATGCTCTCTGGCTCTGTATTTTCAGCTCTTAA
- the hisD gene encoding histidinol dehydrogenase has translation MTLIHTGDANFKTVFSELLGRGKMDMEHVSSIVKTLIDEIRSEDDNALIRHIEKFDRWNPSCGDDLRINPSDMKRAYEALDPTLKSSLHLAYDRIRSYHEKQLPKSWFDTEANGTILGQKVTPVDRAGLYIPGGKAAYPSSLLMNVIPAQVAGVEHIVVTTPTPDNEPNALLLAACHLCGVTEVFKVGGASAIAAMAYGTATIPKVDVITGPGNIFVATAKKMVFGEVNIDMIAGPSEIGVLADDSANPSHIAIDLLSQAEHDEMASSILITPSQKFADACAVEIEIWLKKLPREVIARKSIKERAAIIVTETMEEAVNLMNEIAPEHLEVATDNPFALLPSIKHAGAIFLGHYTPEAIGDYVAGPNHTLPTGGTARFYSPLGVENFMKKSSIISFSRQAINEIGEACALIANTEGLGAHEASVRCRLDN, from the coding sequence ATGACACTTATTCATACCGGTGATGCCAATTTCAAAACCGTATTCAGTGAACTTCTCGGCCGCGGCAAGATGGATATGGAACATGTATCCTCGATTGTCAAGACGTTGATTGACGAAATCCGTAGTGAAGATGATAATGCACTGATCCGTCATATTGAGAAATTTGACCGCTGGAATCCTTCTTGCGGCGATGATTTGCGTATTAATCCTTCAGATATGAAACGAGCGTACGAGGCATTAGACCCGACACTTAAATCTTCATTGCATTTGGCGTATGATCGTATTCGATCATACCATGAAAAACAGCTTCCTAAAAGTTGGTTTGATACGGAAGCCAATGGGACCATTCTTGGGCAAAAAGTGACTCCGGTTGACCGTGCAGGTCTTTATATCCCCGGAGGAAAAGCAGCATATCCAAGCTCATTGTTGATGAATGTCATCCCGGCTCAAGTGGCGGGCGTTGAACATATTGTAGTTACCACTCCGACTCCGGATAATGAGCCCAATGCGCTTTTATTGGCAGCATGTCATTTATGCGGTGTTACGGAAGTGTTTAAAGTCGGTGGTGCGAGTGCGATTGCCGCAATGGCATACGGTACAGCAACGATTCCGAAAGTCGATGTGATTACGGGACCCGGAAATATCTTTGTCGCAACAGCCAAAAAAATGGTGTTCGGGGAAGTAAATATCGATATGATCGCAGGGCCGAGTGAAATAGGTGTGTTGGCGGATGATTCGGCAAACCCCTCTCATATCGCGATTGATCTGCTCTCTCAGGCAGAGCATGATGAGATGGCAAGTTCCATTTTGATCACGCCGTCACAAAAATTCGCGGATGCGTGTGCCGTAGAGATTGAAATATGGTTGAAAAAACTTCCTCGTGAAGTGATCGCCCGTAAATCGATTAAAGAGCGCGCTGCAATCATTGTGACGGAAACCATGGAAGAAGCGGTCAATCTTATGAACGAGATCGCACCAGAGCATTTAGAGGTAGCAACCGACAATCCTTTTGCATTGCTCCCTTCTATCAAGCATGCCGGAGCGATCTTTTTAGGTCATTATACTCCCGAGGCAATCGGGGATTACGTTGCAGGTCCGAATCATACCCTGCCGACCGGCGGAACGGCACGGTTTTATTCACCGCTCGGGGTAGAAAATTTTATGAAAAAATCTTCTATTATTTCTTTTTCCCGGCAAGCGATCAATGAAATCGGTGAAGCATGTGCTTTGATTGCCAATACGGAAGGTTTAGGTGCACATGAAGCATCTGTACGATGCCGTTTAGATAACTAA
- a CDS encoding shikimate kinase → MKNIVLIGFMGVGKGSVAREIVKLSSLVALDTDDIIESMENRRIKKIFAEEGEEYFRELERKVALWLQKEVKGTLISTGGGFFKVPNLKKIGTIVYLSAPFDTIHNRILAHPDAAKKLRKRPLFQDIEKAKKLYEERSALYKKVADIIIDVSDKELSEIAKEILKKVK, encoded by the coding sequence ATGAAAAACATCGTTTTAATCGGTTTTATGGGAGTTGGAAAAGGTTCTGTCGCACGTGAAATCGTGAAACTGTCCAGTCTGGTTGCATTAGATACCGATGATATCATCGAGAGTATGGAAAATCGGCGTATAAAGAAAATCTTTGCAGAAGAGGGTGAAGAATATTTTCGTGAATTGGAAAGAAAAGTGGCCCTTTGGCTTCAAAAAGAGGTAAAAGGGACATTGATTTCGACCGGAGGGGGCTTTTTTAAAGTCCCTAATCTAAAAAAAATCGGGACGATCGTCTATTTATCTGCCCCTTTTGATACGATTCACAATCGCATCCTGGCACACCCGGATGCTGCAAAAAAACTTCGCAAGAGACCGCTGTTTCAAGACATAGAAAAAGCCAAAAAACTCTATGAGGAACGCTCAGCTCTTTACAAAAAAGTTGCCGATATTATTATCGATGTCAGTGATAAAGAGCTTAGTGAAATTGCTAAAGAGATTTTAAAAAAGGTGAAATAA
- a CDS encoding methyl-accepting chemotaxis protein, whose protein sequence is MFNTVKSKIIFSTLLFSFMGLGAIYWYLTTTFHDFSNDTAKRSLTMLSQSIFQTLTQSMLAGDPNVVMETISKAQKIEGIETLKVEKSQAVIDLLAPNEKFTEEPLIREIFKTKEAQVIEHTNGSHTIRLLQPLVAEERCLACHTNAQVGDVMGVMDLVISLEKNDIEIGKTQTVLLIALSVVVIIFVSVLNLFFGKEVLMPLEGLRNRIGALVSGDKDLTKRLEVTKKDEFSQAALAVNNFVSMIQETVNEVKDLGKQNAIIATTITNATRTISGGVEQERLIVEATTQKSHSIKEILSAAITVSEQTQRNVANANGELVTAKDALSRLVQEVDGYIEIEHEMSSQLVSLRQDADQVKNVLGVIKDIADQTNLLALNAAIEAARAGEHGRGFAVVADEVRKLAERTQKSLTEIEISVSTIVQAINDVSDKMGDNARNMNELTVISNEVEEKISATSLEMERSVSVAERSHQDSVEVVGHIEWIIDKISQINDVSESNRHSVERIENDSKQLLNVANSLSERINEFKS, encoded by the coding sequence ATGTTCAATACCGTAAAATCGAAAATCATTTTTTCCACGCTTCTTTTCAGCTTTATGGGGCTAGGGGCGATATATTGGTATTTGACGACAACGTTTCACGATTTTTCAAATGATACGGCGAAACGCTCGCTTACGATGTTAAGCCAATCGATTTTTCAGACACTGACTCAGAGTATGCTGGCGGGTGATCCCAATGTCGTTATGGAAACGATCAGCAAAGCCCAAAAAATTGAGGGGATTGAAACACTCAAAGTAGAAAAATCCCAAGCGGTAATCGATCTTCTTGCCCCTAACGAAAAATTCACGGAAGAACCGCTTATTCGGGAAATTTTTAAAACGAAAGAGGCTCAAGTAATCGAACATACGAACGGGTCCCATACGATACGGCTTTTACAGCCTCTTGTCGCAGAAGAACGATGTCTTGCCTGTCATACAAATGCGCAAGTCGGCGATGTAATGGGTGTTATGGATTTGGTCATTTCACTTGAAAAAAATGATATTGAAATCGGCAAAACTCAAACAGTTCTATTGATTGCACTTAGCGTTGTTGTTATTATTTTTGTTTCGGTCTTAAATCTTTTCTTCGGGAAAGAGGTTCTGATGCCGTTGGAAGGACTGCGCAATCGTATCGGTGCATTGGTAAGCGGAGATAAAGATTTAACCAAACGTCTTGAAGTCACCAAAAAAGATGAGTTTTCTCAAGCAGCTCTGGCCGTGAATAATTTTGTCTCTATGATTCAAGAAACGGTCAATGAAGTTAAAGATCTCGGAAAACAAAATGCGATTATCGCTACAACGATCACCAATGCAACACGTACGATTTCCGGCGGCGTCGAACAAGAACGACTCATTGTTGAGGCTACAACCCAGAAAAGCCATTCCATCAAAGAGATTCTTTCGGCTGCCATTACGGTGTCGGAACAGACCCAACGTAATGTGGCAAACGCCAATGGTGAGCTTGTGACTGCAAAAGATGCCCTTTCTCGTTTGGTTCAGGAGGTAGACGGATACATTGAAATCGAACATGAGATGTCATCTCAGCTTGTTTCGTTGCGTCAGGACGCCGATCAGGTTAAAAATGTTTTAGGGGTTATTAAAGATATAGCGGATCAAACGAATCTTTTGGCACTTAATGCGGCTATCGAAGCAGCACGGGCGGGTGAGCACGGACGCGGATTTGCTGTTGTAGCCGATGAAGTACGAAAACTGGCGGAGCGGACTCAAAAAAGTTTGACAGAGATAGAAATCAGTGTCAGTACAATCGTTCAGGCTATTAACGATGTAAGCGACAAAATGGGGGATAATGCCAGAAATATGAATGAGTTGACTGTGATCTCCAATGAAGTAGAAGAAAAAATTTCTGCCACTTCTTTGGAAATGGAGCGTTCCGTTTCCGTGGCTGAACGTTCTCATCAGGATTCGGTTGAAGTGGTCGGTCATATCGAATGGATTATAGATAAAATCTCTCAGATCAATGATGTTTCCGAATCAAATCGTCACAGTGTCGAGAGAATTGAGAATGATTCAAAACAATTATTGAATGTAGCCAATTCGTTATCAGAACGTATTAACGAGTTTAAGAGCTGA